Proteins from a genomic interval of Thermodesulfobacteriota bacterium:
- a CDS encoding thiamine biosynthesis protein, producing the protein MNTVPHTTQDSSPPSGPVKAVSLLSGGLDSILATRVVQDQGVDVLALHFITPFFGDDKRGREAEIEAAYRERYGIRLRIVDVSREYLDVLASPRYGYGKNFNPCVDCKIFLIRKAVEILHQEGARFLVTGEVLGQRPMSQRRDAMNAIAKQTGAREILLRPLSAKLLPPTAPERHGWVDRNLLFDFSGRNRKPQMELAARLGITEYPTPAGGCRLTDPTLGQRVRRYFEAIPAAERDPDDLRLLLTGRPFRFPGGSLFTLGRSRGENEVVARLFVPGDAFAHTADVPGPLGLFRARGEADERTLAAAVLLRYTPKAPPGTPVGFGPDREHLGDAVSPAPVGAQDLETWRL; encoded by the coding sequence ATGAACACTGTCCCCCACACGACCCAGGATTCCTCCCCCCCTTCCGGCCCCGTCAAGGCCGTGAGCCTGCTTTCGGGGGGGCTCGACTCGATCCTCGCCACCCGGGTGGTGCAGGACCAGGGGGTGGACGTGCTCGCCCTCCACTTCATCACCCCGTTCTTCGGGGACGACAAGCGGGGACGGGAGGCCGAGATCGAGGCGGCCTACCGCGAGCGGTACGGCATCCGGCTTCGCATCGTCGACGTCTCCCGCGAGTACCTCGACGTGCTCGCCAGCCCCCGCTACGGCTATGGGAAGAACTTCAACCCCTGCGTGGACTGCAAGATCTTCCTCATCCGCAAGGCCGTGGAGATCCTGCACCAGGAGGGCGCCCGGTTCCTGGTCACCGGCGAGGTGCTGGGGCAGCGGCCCATGAGCCAGCGGCGCGACGCCATGAACGCCATCGCCAAGCAGACCGGCGCGCGGGAGATCCTGCTCCGACCCCTCTCGGCCAAACTCCTGCCCCCCACGGCCCCCGAGCGCCACGGCTGGGTCGACCGCAACCTCCTCTTCGACTTCTCGGGGCGCAACCGCAAACCCCAGATGGAGCTCGCCGCGCGCCTGGGCATCACCGAGTACCCCACTCCCGCGGGGGGCTGCCGCCTCACCGACCCCACCCTGGGCCAGCGGGTGCGCCGCTATTTCGAGGCCATCCCGGCGGCGGAGCGGGACCCCGACGACCTGCGGCTTCTGCTCACCGGCCGGCCGTTTCGCTTTCCCGGCGGCAGCCTCTTCACCCTGGGGCGCAGCCGGGGGGAGAACGAAGTGGTCGCGCGGCTCTTCGTACCCGGCGATGCGTTCGCCCACACCGCGGACGTCCCCGGTCCCCTGGGGCTCTTCCGGGCGCGGGGGGAGGCCGACGAGCGCACCCTGGCCGCCGCGGTGCTCCTGCGCTACACCCCCAAGGCCCCCCCGGGGACCCCGGTGGGGTTCGGCCCCGACCGGGAGCACCTGGGCGACGCCGTGTCCCCCGCGCCGGTCGGCGCCCAAGACCTGGAAACCTGGAGGCTCTAG
- a CDS encoding purine-nucleoside phosphorylase gives MSTGAWPDPEAREAKEQLGPGWEGIGVAAVLGSGLGGAQAGGSPVAVSFEILPGLGECSAPGHPGQVLRTAIAGQGAAVFLGRRHVYEGVSPARAAFPVRLAAALGARFVVLLSAVGGISEGARVGSWVLVEDHLNLMGRNPLEGVRTAQGPAFVDLTRTYRADLFEPLRGRLARQGVELSRGVLAAFSGPTYETPAEVRMARLLGADTVGMSTVPEAVWARFLGLDVLALGYVVNPAAGLGFEALDHREVLRRAEQGAAQAAVVLEEAVRVWGEHGRARTGTDAHGLLTPNP, from the coding sequence GTGAGCACCGGCGCCTGGCCCGACCCGGAGGCCCGGGAGGCGAAGGAGCAGCTCGGCCCCGGGTGGGAGGGGATCGGGGTTGCGGCCGTACTGGGGTCCGGGCTCGGGGGTGCCCAGGCTGGGGGCTCCCCGGTGGCAGTCTCCTTCGAAATCCTGCCGGGGCTTGGGGAGTGCAGCGCGCCAGGCCACCCGGGGCAGGTGCTGCGCACGGCGATCGCAGGCCAGGGTGCCGCGGTCTTTCTGGGGCGGCGTCACGTATACGAAGGCGTCTCCCCCGCCCGGGCGGCGTTCCCCGTGCGGCTGGCGGCGGCCCTGGGCGCCCGCTTCGTGGTGCTTCTCTCGGCCGTCGGAGGAATCTCCGAGGGTGCGCGCGTGGGGTCGTGGGTCCTGGTGGAGGATCACCTCAACCTCATGGGCCGTAACCCCCTCGAGGGGGTGCGCACCGCCCAGGGTCCGGCCTTCGTCGACCTCACCCGCACCTACCGGGCGGACCTCTTCGAGCCCCTGCGCGGGCGCCTCGCCAGGCAGGGCGTGGAGCTCTCCCGAGGGGTGCTCGCGGCATTTTCCGGCCCCACGTACGAGACCCCCGCCGAGGTGCGCATGGCCCGGCTCCTGGGGGCGGACACCGTGGGCATGTCCACCGTGCCCGAAGCCGTCTGGGCCCGTTTTCTCGGCCTTGACGTGCTGGCCCTGGGCTACGTGGTGAACCCCGCGGCAGGCCTGGGCTTCGAAGCCCTCGACCACCGCGAGGTGCTGCGGCGTGCCGAGCAGGGGGCCGCCCAGGCGGCCGTGGTGTTGGAGGAAGCGGTGCGCGTGTGGGGGGAACACGGACGCGCACGGACCGGCACGGACGCGCACGGACTCCTGACCCCCAACCCCTGA
- a CDS encoding helix-turn-helix domain-containing protein: protein MEEQQGPGFGAALREARQRAGLSLEGLAAASRIPERYLAALEAEQWDALPGGLTGRGFARLAAKELGLPAEELLEAYRRARGGEKPETRLTPIEPDWQVDFRKERSLGPVFLTLLLLLGAALGVWVWSPWSVEPRGGPPAPVADVPPLPAPVPEASLEPVAPAPALPTVAPEPEPLPPAAPPPAPALHRLEILAAETVWVRVVADGGPPEERTLRQGQSLAVEARQEVSVRLGNAGGVHLTWNGETLKAPGPRGSVLTLVLPQALESLRP from the coding sequence ATGGAAGAGCAGCAGGGACCCGGCTTCGGGGCTGCGCTCCGCGAGGCGAGGCAACGGGCGGGCTTGAGCCTGGAGGGCCTCGCGGCCGCGTCCCGAATTCCCGAGCGGTACCTGGCCGCCCTGGAGGCCGAGCAGTGGGACGCCCTCCCGGGAGGGCTGACCGGCCGGGGGTTCGCCCGGCTGGCCGCCAAAGAGCTGGGGCTGCCGGCCGAAGAGCTCCTGGAGGCGTACCGCCGGGCTCGCGGAGGCGAGAAGCCCGAAACCCGCCTGACGCCCATCGAGCCGGACTGGCAGGTGGACTTTCGCAAGGAACGAAGCCTGGGGCCGGTCTTCCTGACCCTGCTCCTCCTCCTGGGTGCGGCCCTGGGGGTGTGGGTCTGGAGCCCCTGGAGCGTGGAGCCCCGCGGCGGGCCCCCCGCGCCGGTCGCCGACGTGCCGCCTCTTCCCGCACCCGTTCCGGAGGCCAGCCTGGAGCCGGTGGCCCCGGCGCCCGCGCTCCCCACCGTCGCCCCTGAGCCCGAGCCGCTTCCTCCAGCGGCCCCCCCTCCCGCGCCCGCGCTCCACCGCCTGGAGATTCTCGCGGCCGAGACGGTGTGGGTTCGGGTCGTGGCCGACGGCGGCCCCCCCGAGGAACGCACCCTCCGGCAGGGCCAATCGCTCGCCGTCGAGGCCCGCCAAGAGGTCTCGGTGCGGCTCGGCAACGCCGGCGGGGTTCACCTCACCTGGAACGGGGAGACGCTCAAGGCGCCCGGTCCCCGCGGCAGTGTGCTCACCCTCGTGCTGCCCCAGGCGCTGGAGTCGCTTCGCCCGTGA
- a CDS encoding PfkB family carbohydrate kinase, with amino-acid sequence MNNELVVVGSVAIDSVETPFGRDDEALGGSALHFTSAASLFARVRLVAVVGEDFPRERLGFLAARDVDLSALFTAAGSTFRWKGRYGFDLNEAQTLETHLNVFEGFDPVLPEAHRGASFVFLANIDPDLQFRVLDQVDEPRLVALDTMNFWIQGKRKSLLRALERVDLLLLNEAEARMLAEEPNLVRAAQKIRSWGPGGVVVKRGEYGALYFSDGHVFAAPAYPLEAVYDPTGAGDSFAGGLMGYLASTGNTEAENVRRAVVFGSALASFNVEDFSFRRLERLTYPEVAARFREFKGLTHFEGEA; translated from the coding sequence GTGAACAACGAGCTCGTGGTGGTGGGGTCGGTGGCCATCGACTCGGTGGAGACCCCCTTTGGCCGGGACGACGAAGCCCTGGGGGGCTCGGCGCTCCACTTCACCTCGGCGGCGAGCCTGTTCGCCCGGGTGCGGCTGGTGGCAGTGGTGGGGGAAGACTTTCCCCGGGAGCGGCTGGGCTTCCTGGCGGCCCGCGACGTGGACCTCTCGGCGCTCTTCACCGCGGCGGGCAGCACCTTCCGGTGGAAGGGGCGCTACGGCTTCGACCTCAACGAGGCCCAGACCCTGGAGACCCACCTGAACGTCTTCGAGGGGTTCGACCCCGTGCTCCCCGAGGCCCACCGCGGGGCCTCCTTCGTCTTCCTGGCCAACATCGACCCCGACCTCCAGTTCCGGGTGCTCGACCAGGTGGACGAGCCGCGCCTGGTGGCGCTGGACACCATGAACTTCTGGATCCAGGGCAAACGAAAGAGCCTGCTGCGGGCCCTGGAGCGGGTGGACCTGCTGCTCCTCAACGAGGCCGAGGCCCGGATGCTGGCCGAGGAGCCCAACCTCGTGCGGGCCGCCCAGAAGATCCGGTCCTGGGGGCCGGGGGGGGTGGTGGTGAAGCGGGGGGAGTACGGCGCCCTGTACTTCAGCGACGGCCACGTCTTCGCCGCTCCGGCCTACCCGCTGGAGGCCGTGTACGATCCCACCGGCGCGGGGGATTCCTTTGCCGGCGGGCTCATGGGATACCTGGCGAGCACGGGCAACACCGAGGCGGAAAACGTGCGCCGGGCCGTGGTGTTCGGCTCGGCGCTGGCGAGCTTCAACGTGGAGGACTTCAGCTTCCGGCGCCTGGAGCGCCTGACCTACCCCGAGGTGGCGGCCCGCTTTCGGGAGTTCAAGGGCCTGACCCACTTTGAGGGGGAGGCGTGA
- a CDS encoding response regulator, with product MAHVLFIDDDASIRFLVQEELALEGHRVRVADDGWGGLRAVEEACPDVVVVDIKMPGLGGLEVLRRLKASHPAVPVFLFTAYSDFREEALELGADGYFIKSPDMTRLKEAIRGSTTSLTPPPQSGSGP from the coding sequence ATGGCCCACGTGCTCTTCATCGACGACGACGCGAGCATTCGTTTCCTCGTGCAGGAGGAGCTCGCCCTCGAAGGCCACCGCGTCCGGGTGGCGGACGACGGCTGGGGCGGCCTCCGGGCGGTGGAAGAGGCTTGCCCCGACGTGGTGGTGGTCGACATCAAGATGCCCGGCCTCGGGGGTCTGGAGGTGCTGCGCCGGCTCAAGGCCTCCCACCCGGCGGTGCCGGTGTTCCTCTTCACCGCCTACAGCGATTTTCGGGAAGAGGCTCTGGAGCTGGGAGCCGACGGCTACTTCATCAAGTCCCCCGACATGACCCGCCTCAAGGAAGCCATCCGCGGCTCCACCACGTCCCTCACGCCTCCCCCTCAAAGTGGGTCAGGCCCTTGA
- the recG gene encoding ATP-dependent DNA helicase RecG yields the protein MTAALPPLEDAYRRMVAALETPLSSVRGVGPKVAERLARKGLKTLGDALVFLPLRYEDRTRLVPLNRLVPGEVCAFRGEIAGIGVRDYHRRRVLEAVVTDGTGRLTLKWFRGNFGWLEKAYPPGSRVAGSGTVRMFQGRREVHHPELEVLDAEDDGAAFEQVVPVYSEVEGVHPRALRKILGAAVEAAAPHLADLVPAGVAAGLGLPPVAAAYRELHFPSQGGEGLEQRAEAHRRTLVLEEFFFLQLGLLLKKEGAGPKAGIAFHPHFRLVKQLLAALPFELTRAQRRVLGEIRRDMEAARPMHRLLQGDVGCGKTLVALVSALMAVESGYQACLMAPTEILAEQHALTLGRLARGLPLEIGLLTSSVPRVERDDVLGRLARGEIHLAVGTHALIQEGVAFHRLGLVVVDEQHRFGVLQRAELVRKGESPDLLVMTATPIPRSLSMTVYGDLDLSVIDELPPGRQPIATRLVREKDLPRVHGFVRGEVARGRQAYLVYPLVEESEALELRAATTMAEHFRREVFPELRVGLLHGRMKGDEKEAAMAAFAGGETQVLVSTTVIEVGVDVPNATVMVVEHAERFGLAQLHQLRGRVGRGTEPSHCLLVAGPQVSRDAWERLMVLVRTGDGFRIAEEDLKIRGPGDFLGTRQSGLPDFRVGNILRDGPLLQQARDLAEAVLCDDPGLAAPKNAGVRRALLDRWAGRLELAQVG from the coding sequence GTGACCGCCGCGCTGCCCCCTCTCGAGGACGCCTACCGCCGCATGGTGGCGGCCCTCGAAACGCCCCTCTCCTCGGTGCGGGGGGTGGGGCCGAAGGTGGCGGAGCGCCTGGCCCGCAAGGGCCTCAAGACCCTCGGCGACGCCCTGGTCTTCCTCCCCCTGCGCTACGAGGACCGCACCCGCCTCGTGCCGCTCAACCGGCTCGTCCCCGGCGAAGTCTGCGCGTTTCGGGGCGAGATCGCCGGGATCGGCGTGCGCGACTACCACCGCCGGCGGGTCCTCGAAGCTGTGGTGACCGACGGCACGGGCCGGCTCACCCTCAAATGGTTCCGGGGCAACTTCGGCTGGCTCGAGAAGGCCTACCCGCCGGGCTCCCGGGTGGCCGGCTCGGGGACCGTGCGGATGTTCCAGGGGCGGCGCGAGGTCCACCACCCCGAGCTCGAGGTGCTGGACGCGGAAGACGACGGGGCCGCCTTCGAGCAGGTGGTCCCCGTGTACTCCGAGGTGGAGGGCGTGCACCCCCGGGCCCTGCGCAAGATCCTGGGGGCCGCCGTGGAGGCCGCCGCGCCCCACCTGGCGGATCTCGTCCCGGCGGGAGTCGCCGCCGGCCTGGGGCTTCCCCCGGTGGCCGCCGCCTATCGGGAGCTCCACTTCCCCTCCCAGGGGGGCGAGGGGCTCGAGCAGCGGGCCGAGGCCCACCGGCGCACCCTTGTCCTCGAAGAGTTCTTCTTCCTCCAGCTCGGCCTCCTCCTCAAGAAGGAAGGCGCCGGGCCCAAGGCCGGCATCGCCTTTCACCCCCACTTTCGGCTCGTCAAGCAGCTCCTGGCCGCCCTGCCCTTCGAGCTCACCCGCGCCCAGCGCCGGGTGCTCGGCGAGATCCGCCGCGACATGGAGGCTGCCCGGCCCATGCACCGGCTCCTCCAGGGAGACGTGGGGTGCGGCAAGACCCTGGTGGCGCTGGTGAGCGCCCTCATGGCCGTGGAAAGCGGGTACCAGGCCTGCCTGATGGCCCCCACCGAGATCCTGGCCGAGCAGCACGCTCTCACCCTGGGGCGCCTGGCCCGGGGCTTGCCCCTGGAAATCGGGCTCCTCACGAGCTCGGTGCCGCGGGTAGAGCGAGACGACGTCCTCGGCCGGCTCGCCCGGGGGGAGATCCACCTGGCCGTGGGCACCCACGCCCTCATCCAGGAGGGGGTCGCCTTCCACCGCCTGGGGCTCGTGGTGGTGGACGAGCAGCACCGCTTCGGGGTCCTCCAGCGGGCCGAGCTCGTGCGCAAGGGCGAGAGCCCCGATCTGCTGGTCATGACCGCGACCCCCATCCCCCGCAGCCTCTCCATGACGGTCTACGGGGATCTCGACCTCTCGGTCATCGACGAGCTTCCCCCGGGCCGCCAGCCCATCGCCACCCGGCTCGTGCGGGAGAAGGACCTGCCCCGGGTCCACGGCTTCGTGCGGGGCGAGGTCGCCCGGGGGCGCCAGGCCTACCTGGTCTACCCACTGGTGGAGGAGAGCGAGGCCCTGGAGCTTCGGGCGGCCACCACCATGGCCGAGCACTTCCGGCGCGAGGTCTTCCCGGAGCTACGGGTGGGGCTCCTCCACGGCCGGATGAAGGGCGATGAGAAGGAGGCCGCCATGGCCGCCTTCGCCGGGGGCGAGACCCAGGTGCTCGTCTCCACCACCGTCATCGAGGTGGGGGTCGACGTGCCCAACGCCACGGTCATGGTGGTGGAGCACGCCGAGCGCTTCGGCCTGGCCCAGCTCCACCAGCTTCGGGGACGGGTGGGCCGGGGCACCGAGCCCTCCCACTGCCTTCTGGTGGCGGGCCCCCAGGTCTCCCGCGACGCCTGGGAGCGCCTCATGGTCCTCGTGCGCACCGGCGACGGGTTTCGCATCGCCGAGGAGGACTTGAAGATCCGCGGGCCCGGGGACTTCCTCGGCACCCGCCAGTCGGGGCTGCCGGACTTCCGGGTGGGAAACATCCTGCGCGACGGTCCGCTCTTGCAGCAGGCCCGCGACCTGGCGGAGGCCGTGCTGTGCGACGACCCCGGCCTGGCGGCCCCGAAGAACGCCGGCGTGCGCCGGGCGCTCCTCGACCGCTGGGCGGGCCGGCTGGAGCTGGCCCAGGTGGGGTAG
- the mtnP gene encoding S-methyl-5'-thioadenosine phosphorylase, with protein MHRAIGVIGGSGLYEMEGLEDVREVEVSTPFGAPSDALVVGRFAGRTLVFLPRHGRGHRYLPSEVPYRANLWALKSLGVEWVLSVSAVGSLEEEVHPGEIVLPDQFIDRTWGRPSTFFGNGIVGHVGMAHPICGALQAALWETREAAGVPFHRGGAYLCIQGPQFSTRAESFLYRGWGARVIGMTNATEARLAREAELCYATVALVTDYDCWHETEEEVSVDAILQVLHQNVETAKRIIREAAVRLPGERECACGEAARYAILTAPEKIPPETRRAVELLYGKYLGGTGA; from the coding sequence ATGCACAGAGCCATCGGCGTCATCGGCGGCAGCGGCCTCTACGAGATGGAAGGGCTCGAGGACGTGCGGGAGGTGGAGGTCTCCACCCCCTTCGGGGCCCCCTCGGACGCCCTGGTGGTGGGCCGCTTCGCGGGGCGCACTCTCGTCTTCCTCCCGCGCCACGGCCGGGGACACCGGTACCTCCCCTCGGAGGTGCCCTACCGGGCGAACCTGTGGGCGCTCAAGTCCCTGGGGGTGGAGTGGGTCCTCTCGGTCTCGGCGGTGGGGAGCCTCGAGGAGGAAGTCCACCCGGGGGAGATCGTGCTCCCCGACCAGTTCATCGACCGCACCTGGGGGCGCCCCTCCACCTTCTTCGGCAACGGAATCGTGGGCCACGTGGGCATGGCCCATCCCATTTGCGGCGCCCTCCAGGCCGCGCTGTGGGAGACCCGGGAGGCGGCGGGGGTGCCGTTTCACCGGGGCGGGGCATACCTGTGCATCCAGGGTCCCCAGTTCTCCACCCGGGCCGAGTCCTTCCTCTACCGTGGGTGGGGCGCCCGGGTCATCGGCATGACCAACGCCACCGAGGCGCGGCTGGCCCGGGAGGCCGAGCTCTGCTACGCCACCGTGGCGCTCGTGACCGACTACGATTGCTGGCACGAGACCGAGGAGGAGGTGTCGGTGGACGCCATCCTCCAGGTCCTCCACCAGAACGTGGAGACCGCCAAGCGCATCATCCGCGAGGCGGCGGTGCGGCTCCCGGGGGAACGGGAGTGCGCCTGCGGGGAGGCGGCGCGTTATGCTATCCTCACGGCGCCGGAGAAGATCCCCCCCGAGACCCGGCGGGCGGTGGAGCTGCTGTACGGCAAGTACCTGGGAGGGACCGGCGCGTGA
- a CDS encoding tetratricopeptide repeat protein yields the protein MVLFLLLLFGVGCAGDQEAVRREAQSSFKLGMAFLSEGRPAPALREFTKAEELTPNDPEIQYYLGATYWLRREFSLAEERLRRAVALKPDYSEAWNDLGALYMDQGRFDDAIPAFESALKNVFYSTQELALANLGRSLHKVGRTAEAERRLQDALQVAPNFPLPHKFLGEILQERGDHRGAVTHFADAARGNPDDAETHLKHGISLLRLGDRAAARAAFDRAWRLAPRGDVGQSAKTYLDLLDQG from the coding sequence GTGGTCCTGTTTCTGCTCCTCCTCTTCGGCGTCGGATGCGCGGGCGACCAGGAGGCGGTGCGGCGGGAGGCCCAGTCCTCCTTCAAGCTGGGCATGGCCTTCCTCTCCGAGGGAAGGCCGGCGCCCGCCCTGCGGGAGTTCACCAAGGCGGAGGAGCTCACCCCCAATGACCCCGAGATCCAGTACTACCTGGGCGCCACCTACTGGCTGCGCCGGGAGTTCTCCCTGGCGGAGGAGCGCCTCCGGCGCGCTGTGGCTCTGAAGCCCGACTACTCGGAGGCCTGGAACGACCTGGGGGCCCTGTACATGGACCAGGGCCGCTTCGACGACGCGATCCCGGCCTTCGAGAGCGCTCTGAAGAACGTCTTCTACTCCACCCAGGAGCTCGCCCTGGCCAATCTGGGGCGGTCGCTCCACAAGGTGGGCCGCACGGCGGAGGCCGAGCGCCGCCTCCAGGATGCCCTCCAGGTAGCCCCCAACTTTCCGCTCCCCCACAAGTTCCTGGGCGAGATCCTCCAGGAGCGGGGCGACCACCGGGGCGCCGTGACCCACTTCGCCGACGCCGCCCGGGGAAACCCCGACGACGCCGAAACGCACCTGAAACACGGCATCAGCCTGCTGCGTCTGGGGGACCGCGCCGCCGCCCGGGCGGCCTTCGACCGGGCGTGGCGCCTCGCCCCCCGGGGAGACGTGGGGCAGTCGGCCAAGACCTATCTCGACCTCCTGGATCAAGGCTAG